In Bdellovibrionales bacterium CG10_big_fil_rev_8_21_14_0_10_45_34, one genomic interval encodes:
- a CDS encoding GTP cyclohydrolase I FolE, translating into MSQASQDFDEDRVVKELKFSPESVLEHVRPHPVLSNKLTSEQKIEKIAKSFAEILETLGLDLNNESIKKTPQRVAKMYVNEVFAGLKSDAFPKITVIENEMAYDQMVLIDNISILSCCEHHFATIDGKARVAYIPNKRVIGLSKINRIADFFSRRPQVQERLTKQIADSLCYILDTKDVAVSITAKHYCVASRGVQDEASLTTTCDLRGSFKHDARTRSEFVSHGSK; encoded by the coding sequence ATGAGTCAAGCTAGTCAAGATTTCGATGAAGATCGCGTGGTTAAGGAGCTTAAATTTTCGCCCGAATCCGTGCTTGAGCATGTGCGTCCTCATCCGGTACTCAGTAACAAATTAACGTCTGAGCAGAAGATCGAGAAGATAGCCAAGTCGTTCGCAGAGATTCTCGAGACCTTGGGTCTCGACTTAAATAATGAAAGCATCAAAAAGACGCCCCAACGAGTGGCGAAGATGTACGTGAACGAGGTGTTTGCCGGGCTAAAAAGTGATGCGTTCCCTAAGATCACGGTCATTGAAAACGAAATGGCTTATGACCAAATGGTTCTTATCGACAACATTTCTATTCTCTCTTGCTGTGAGCATCATTTTGCAACAATAGATGGCAAGGCACGAGTGGCCTACATTCCAAACAAGCGAGTGATTGGTTTGTCTAAAATCAATCGCATTGCAGATTTCTTTTCTAGGCGACCACAAGTTCAAGAGCGGCTTACAAAGCAAATTGCAGACTCTCTTTGCTATATACTTGATACCAAAGATGTTGCTGTGTCGATTACAGCGAAACATTATTGCGTGGCCAGCCGAGGTGTTCAAGATGAGGCCAGCCTAACCACTACTTGTGATTTGCGTGGTTCATTCAAACATGATGCGAGAACGAGATCTGAATTTGTCAGCCACGGTTCAAAATAA
- a CDS encoding porphobilinogen synthase: MKQRPRRNRRTQAIRDLCQESRISERGLIWPTFLLEAPNANESIASMPGQRRMGIDTLSGEIEKLLPLGLRGVCVFACVDDTKKDSRGSFALDDDHFYLSGLRKLKQRFGENLVVMTDLALDPYSSDGHDGLVQNGEVVNDETVNLLSQMAVLQADTGADWIGPSDMMDGRVGAVRGALDKAGYTNTAIISYSAKYASAFYGPFREALDSAPRSGDKKTYQMNPANRAEALREVLLDIDEGADIVMVKPALSYLDVIRDLSQATTVPLAAYNVSGEYSMIKAAAEKGWIDEGAAAKETVLSLFRAGAQIILSYWTPFLLKSTESLVLESGA; encoded by the coding sequence ATGAAACAACGACCGAGGAGAAATCGGCGAACCCAGGCCATACGAGATCTATGCCAAGAGTCTCGTATATCAGAGCGGGGACTTATTTGGCCCACGTTTTTGTTAGAAGCGCCTAACGCTAACGAGTCGATTGCATCTATGCCAGGGCAAAGGCGGATGGGTATAGATACGCTGAGTGGTGAAATCGAAAAGCTTTTACCGCTAGGTCTTAGAGGCGTTTGTGTATTTGCTTGTGTAGACGATACGAAAAAGGATTCTCGAGGTTCGTTCGCTTTAGATGACGATCACTTTTACTTGAGTGGTCTACGAAAGCTCAAGCAACGATTCGGAGAGAACTTAGTTGTAATGACGGATCTGGCTCTTGATCCGTACTCAAGCGATGGGCACGACGGTTTGGTGCAAAATGGCGAAGTCGTCAACGACGAGACGGTGAATCTTCTCTCTCAGATGGCCGTGTTACAAGCAGATACAGGAGCGGATTGGATTGGTCCGTCTGACATGATGGATGGAAGGGTTGGCGCTGTACGAGGCGCGCTAGATAAGGCGGGATACACTAACACCGCGATTATTTCCTACTCAGCAAAGTATGCGAGTGCATTCTACGGCCCGTTTAGAGAAGCGCTAGATTCTGCTCCGCGAAGTGGAGACAAAAAAACCTACCAAATGAACCCCGCAAACCGCGCTGAGGCATTGAGAGAGGTTCTTCTTGATATCGACGAAGGGGCTGACATCGTAATGGTGAAGCCCGCTCTTAGTTACCTCGATGTGATTCGAGATCTATCACAGGCCACGACGGTGCCGCTAGCCGCCTACAACGTAAGTGGTGAGTACTCGATGATTAAAGCCGCAGCAGAAAAAGGCTGGATCGATGAAGGTGCTGCCGCAAAAGAAACAGTTCTCTCGCTTTTTAGAGCTGGCGCCCAAATCATACTCAGCTATTGGACTCCCTTCCTCCTCAAAAGTACGGAGTCACTTGTCTTAGAATCCGGTGCGTGA